From one Rhodopirellula islandica genomic stretch:
- a CDS encoding O-antigen ligase family protein has protein sequence MSPSSSQPTFASPGSAVPDSVVASLDAAEADAFPDGDMGAIHEVEPPSGNGPRSSSGDGGFIHAIVFVVVMMAMFINPIEPKTSAEFDRATSSLNVLTLAKLAIAAAASGLGGIALLVSPRTRLLLGSLPGLGLLALGGLFCITSLFAIESNATISRASALIFVGYLLFTAMALATLGPRRMLAAIVAGTSLYMLVTWGLFVLVPEMGTFEEYISATETVQRMGGTGHPNNIAKTAIAIGLVGVAMYLGRTDSLISVGVRGPWQRLVLIAIMVLAAATVVATLSRTAMLAGMAAGGVLLIDRLYGRGGLALGIIGIASAAGLVLAISLFTGEGPFSEFAVNAVTKSGDVEELTSLTGRTTIWEEAIGLIAVRPLTGYGMDSAASVMSREATGTHNLLLHVTFSAGVFACLLMLLMLGWSLVFGATSPQEWIRTVLTYVLVSGLVEDTIIESFPTTLTVLWMAALLAPALAGRSQS, from the coding sequence ATGTCACCCTCGTCTTCTCAGCCAACGTTTGCGAGCCCCGGTTCCGCGGTTCCCGACTCGGTCGTCGCTTCCCTGGATGCGGCGGAAGCAGACGCGTTCCCGGACGGTGACATGGGCGCCATCCATGAAGTTGAGCCTCCTTCCGGGAATGGCCCCAGGTCTTCCTCCGGTGACGGTGGTTTCATTCACGCGATTGTTTTCGTGGTTGTGATGATGGCGATGTTCATCAACCCCATCGAACCGAAGACCAGTGCCGAATTCGATCGGGCGACCAGCAGCCTGAATGTGCTGACGCTGGCAAAACTTGCCATCGCCGCGGCCGCCAGCGGTTTGGGAGGAATCGCGTTGTTGGTCAGCCCGCGAACCCGGCTGTTGCTCGGCAGTCTCCCGGGACTTGGACTGCTCGCACTCGGCGGTCTGTTCTGTATCACCAGTCTGTTTGCCATCGAAAGCAACGCGACCATCAGTCGCGCGTCAGCATTGATCTTTGTTGGCTACCTGCTTTTCACCGCGATGGCGCTGGCCACGTTGGGACCACGACGCATGCTGGCGGCGATCGTTGCAGGAACGTCGCTGTACATGTTGGTGACCTGGGGCCTGTTCGTGCTTGTTCCCGAAATGGGGACGTTCGAGGAATACATTAGCGCGACCGAAACGGTCCAGCGAATGGGCGGCACGGGGCACCCGAACAACATCGCGAAAACGGCGATCGCAATTGGGTTGGTTGGCGTGGCCATGTACTTGGGACGCACCGATTCATTGATCTCCGTGGGCGTCCGTGGGCCGTGGCAGCGACTGGTGTTGATCGCCATCATGGTGCTTGCCGCAGCCACGGTCGTGGCAACGCTCAGCCGAACGGCCATGCTGGCGGGGATGGCCGCCGGGGGCGTTTTGCTGATCGATCGTCTTTACGGACGAGGCGGGTTGGCCCTTGGGATCATCGGAATCGCATCTGCCGCGGGGCTGGTTCTGGCGATTTCACTGTTCACCGGAGAAGGCCCTTTCTCGGAGTTCGCGGTCAATGCGGTGACCAAAAGCGGTGATGTGGAAGAACTCACCTCGCTCACCGGCCGAACCACGATCTGGGAAGAAGCCATTGGACTGATCGCGGTGCGCCCGCTCACTGGATACGGGATGGACAGTGCCGCCAGTGTCATGAGCCGCGAAGCAACCGGGACTCACAACTTGTTGTTGCACGTCACCTTTTCCGCGGGAGTCTTCGCCTGCTTGCTGATGCTGTTGATGCTCGGATGGTCGTTGGTGTTTGGAGCGACCTCGCCACAGGAATGGATCCGCACTGTCCTGACCTACGTGTTGGTGTCAGGACTCGTCGAGGACACGATCATCGAGTCGTTTCCAACCACGCTGACCGTCCTTTGGATGGCCGCGTTGTTGGCACCGGCGTTAGCCGGTCGTTCCCAATCCTGA
- a CDS encoding thioredoxin family protein has product MLSLFLGLTIAMATNGSVTTEVTHHASTQTPDQNYTLAYKKSVEEDKPLMVVVGAPWCPACETLKKTTIANMQNSGELDGVSVALVNRDAEPELAETLMEGEKMIPQIILYSKTADGRWSRRKLTGYQPVQPVRSLIKRVTATLGRG; this is encoded by the coding sequence ATGCTGTCACTGTTCTTGGGTCTCACAATCGCTATGGCGACCAACGGCTCTGTTACGACCGAGGTCACCCATCATGCGTCCACACAGACGCCAGACCAGAACTACACACTCGCCTACAAAAAGTCGGTCGAGGAAGACAAACCACTGATGGTCGTGGTCGGAGCACCGTGGTGCCCCGCTTGCGAAACGTTGAAGAAAACAACCATCGCCAACATGCAAAACAGTGGCGAACTTGACGGAGTCAGTGTTGCTTTGGTCAACCGCGATGCGGAACCAGAACTCGCCGAAACGTTGATGGAAGGCGAAAAGATGATCCCGCAGATCATCCTCTACAGCAAAACGGCAGACGGTCGTTGGAGTCGCCGCAAGTTGACGGGATACCAACCGGTTCAGCCCGTTCGCTCCCTGATCAAACGAGTCACCGCCACCTTGGGTCGCGGTTGA
- a CDS encoding FHA domain-containing protein yields the protein MSAEDAPQFAGAFGQLTPLGGGDPIPLVKDKLLFGRRRHCDICLDFSNVSSQHCRMTLEQGYWFIRDLNSRNGTKVDGRAIMRKRADPNCKISIAKHHYTLEYEPQLLGAYGPPPADDDYIEEVMKSSLMDRAGISRRDPKKGFFNRKSED from the coding sequence ATGAGTGCGGAAGACGCCCCTCAATTTGCTGGTGCCTTTGGTCAACTGACGCCTTTGGGCGGCGGGGACCCGATCCCGCTGGTCAAAGACAAATTGCTTTTTGGTCGCCGGCGACACTGCGATATCTGCTTGGACTTCTCCAACGTGTCCAGCCAACATTGCCGAATGACCCTGGAACAGGGGTATTGGTTCATCCGTGACCTGAACAGCCGCAACGGAACCAAGGTCGATGGTCGTGCGATCATGCGCAAAAGAGCGGATCCCAACTGCAAAATCTCGATCGCAAAGCACCACTACACGTTGGAGTATGAACCGCAATTGTTGGGAGCTTATGGGCCACCACCTGCGGATGACGATTACATCGAAGAAGTGATGAAGAGTTCGTTGATGGATCGGGCTGGGATCAGTCGGCGGGATCCCAAGAAGGGGTTCTTCAACCGAAAATCGGAAGACTGA
- a CDS encoding TIGR01212 family radical SAM protein (This family includes YhcC from E. coli K-12, an uncharacterized radical SAM protein.), with protein sequence MPLGVAGWFPTSPRYNSAMKSPSEQSSPDRSATPALDSAIVLDHSRLAWQAEGARFNAFGKSLRRRHGGRIQRVSIDAGFTCPNVDGAVTTGGCNFCDNRSFSPSRRVRLQRVADQLSEQIGRVQKRYNDVRGYIAYFQPATNTYAPIEQLREIFDLALHSDDRIVGLAVGTRPDCVPDSVLDLLQELAVDHDVSLEFGMQTVHDESLEWMNRAHTHADMINAIDRSRGRGFECCSHIILGVPREDHAMMMESAVEIGRLGFDAIKLHNLYSVRGTPLGEEVLAGKIQMMKREDYVRTVVDFLERIPPEVIVERVSGDAPPNYLIEPKWCADKQNIRREIEAEFDRRDSRQGDHFVPPEVPPMQRPRPDDATPESIRNRIDTRGRLPVLKMQ encoded by the coding sequence ATGCCCCTCGGCGTCGCCGGTTGGTTTCCGACGTCTCCACGGTACAATTCCGCGATGAAATCACCCTCTGAGCAATCATCCCCCGATCGTTCCGCCACCCCCGCCCTCGATTCGGCGATCGTTCTCGATCACTCCCGGTTGGCTTGGCAGGCAGAGGGTGCTCGGTTCAATGCATTTGGAAAGTCGCTTCGTCGACGACATGGCGGGCGGATTCAGCGTGTCAGCATCGATGCGGGATTCACTTGCCCCAACGTGGACGGAGCGGTCACGACGGGCGGCTGCAATTTCTGCGACAACCGGTCCTTCAGTCCCTCCCGACGCGTGCGTTTGCAGCGCGTCGCGGATCAGCTGAGCGAACAAATCGGCCGCGTTCAAAAACGCTACAACGACGTCCGTGGTTACATTGCCTACTTCCAACCAGCAACGAACACCTACGCTCCCATCGAGCAATTGCGAGAGATCTTTGACCTCGCGTTGCATTCGGACGATCGAATCGTGGGCTTGGCCGTCGGCACTCGGCCCGATTGCGTTCCCGACAGTGTCCTGGATCTGCTCCAAGAACTGGCCGTTGACCACGACGTGTCGCTGGAATTTGGGATGCAGACCGTTCACGACGAATCGCTCGAGTGGATGAACCGGGCTCATACCCACGCCGATATGATCAACGCGATCGACCGTTCCCGAGGTCGCGGATTTGAATGCTGCTCACACATCATCTTGGGTGTCCCCCGCGAAGATCACGCGATGATGATGGAATCGGCGGTTGAAATCGGTCGTCTGGGTTTCGATGCGATCAAGCTTCACAATCTCTACAGCGTTCGCGGAACGCCGCTGGGGGAAGAAGTCTTGGCGGGCAAAATTCAGATGATGAAACGTGAAGACTACGTTCGCACCGTCGTCGATTTCCTGGAACGCATTCCACCAGAGGTGATCGTCGAACGGGTCAGTGGCGACGCACCGCCCAATTATCTGATCGAACCGAAATGGTGCGCGGACAAACAAAACATTCGTCGAGAGATTGAAGCGGAATTTGACCGCCGCGATTCACGGCAAGGCGACCACTTCGTGCCGCCGGAGGTCCCTCCGATGCAACGACCTCGACCAGACGATGCCACACCAGAATCGATTCGCAATCGCATCGATACACGTGGTCGACTGCCGGTGCTGAAGATGCAGTGA
- a CDS encoding DUF4332 domain-containing protein, which yields MFEFLKRFPLRRRSPVSPTHLTRDTQMNGQQASAGHELSGSVKLKLQLPPAAADLRSIAQPKVAPVAMAMQSTEAMGSSVASSSIPTPSTSVASAVGRPSRLRSSHRERIFAMRIEHLQICNEKRCRLLAKVGVVTAGDLACCNPDLISRQYKSPQRALRSIKRLRAAVRLAVAIDGMMPRDALILVAIHRRSVASLARESAAVLHRDLERFSLSSRGQRLVGHRGVPSLRRVKSWVGQCEQLVAHWIQTHPAETQVAA from the coding sequence ATGTTCGAGTTTTTGAAACGTTTTCCTCTGCGTCGTCGGTCCCCTGTCTCACCGACCCACCTGACTCGCGACACTCAAATGAATGGGCAGCAGGCTTCTGCTGGTCATGAATTGTCCGGGAGCGTGAAGCTGAAGTTGCAGCTTCCGCCGGCCGCTGCGGATCTTCGCTCGATCGCCCAGCCAAAAGTGGCTCCGGTTGCAATGGCGATGCAAAGCACCGAGGCAATGGGAAGTTCCGTCGCTTCATCTTCCATCCCAACGCCTTCCACTTCGGTGGCGTCTGCTGTTGGTCGTCCGTCGCGACTTCGCAGCAGCCATCGTGAACGCATCTTTGCGATGCGGATCGAGCACCTGCAAATCTGCAATGAGAAGCGTTGCCGTTTGCTGGCAAAGGTTGGAGTGGTCACCGCGGGTGATTTGGCGTGTTGCAACCCGGACCTGATTTCGCGTCAATACAAATCGCCTCAACGTGCCCTGCGTTCGATCAAACGTTTGCGTGCGGCAGTGCGATTGGCGGTTGCGATTGATGGCATGATGCCTCGCGATGCACTGATTCTGGTCGCGATTCATCGCCGCAGCGTGGCTTCGTTGGCGCGTGAATCAGCCGCTGTGTTGCATCGCGATTTGGAGCGGTTCTCGCTCAGCAGTCGCGGTCAGCGATTGGTGGGGCATCGAGGGGTTCCGAGCTTGCGACGCGTCAAAAGCTGGGTGGGCCAATGCGAACAATTGGTCGCTCACTGGATTCAAACGCACCCTGCCGAAACGCAGGTTGCGGCGTAG
- a CDS encoding helix-turn-helix transcriptional regulator, which translates to MSSRSRQDAIVRLLRRNGTMTIAELATEVEASRRTVLRDIGVLRDQGFVIHSEPGRGGGLQLDPQSVLTTARLSVSEVFALIISVSAMRATGSFPFLGLADAGLAKIEKALPRDKIRDLRRLLKCLYVGELAPQVNISDMGTMTPALLPAFETAFLRRLHLRFQYRDAKGVETRREVEPQAMLILPPLWYLVAWDSSRDDFRHFRMDRISRPTCVEGETFRRRHVPFEAHVHPVRDPTSRP; encoded by the coding sequence TTGAGTTCTCGCTCCCGTCAAGATGCGATCGTGCGTCTTCTTCGCCGCAATGGGACCATGACAATCGCTGAGTTGGCGACGGAGGTGGAGGCGTCCCGACGCACGGTGTTGCGTGACATTGGCGTTCTGCGAGACCAAGGCTTTGTCATTCATTCGGAACCAGGACGCGGGGGCGGACTGCAACTCGATCCGCAATCCGTTTTGACCACCGCGAGGCTGTCCGTGTCGGAGGTCTTTGCGCTGATCATCAGCGTATCGGCGATGCGTGCCACCGGGAGTTTTCCGTTTCTGGGGCTCGCGGACGCGGGGCTCGCCAAGATCGAGAAGGCTCTGCCCAGGGACAAGATCCGCGATTTACGCCGCCTGTTGAAGTGCCTGTACGTCGGGGAACTTGCCCCGCAAGTGAACATCTCGGACATGGGAACGATGACGCCGGCGCTGTTGCCGGCATTCGAGACCGCTTTTCTTCGTCGACTGCATCTGCGGTTTCAGTACCGAGATGCCAAAGGCGTTGAAACGCGTCGAGAGGTTGAACCGCAAGCCATGCTGATCTTGCCACCGCTGTGGTACTTGGTGGCCTGGGATTCTTCCCGCGACGACTTCCGGCATTTTCGAATGGACCGAATCAGCCGACCGACATGCGTTGAAGGCGAAACTTTTCGGCGACGTCACGTCCCATTTGAGGCTCATGTGCATCCCGTTCGCGACCCAACGTCGCGTCCATGA
- a CDS encoding alpha/beta fold hydrolase: MSISTEFPKPTLISVNGVDLEVFQAGQENAGNPIVLCHGWPEHAFSWRHQIPALAAAGYHVIVPNQRGYGNSSCPAQVTDYDIEHLAGDLVALLDHFGYDDATFVGHDWGAMVVWGLTLLHPRRVNRVINLALPYQERGEKPWIEFLEEIFGSDHYFVHFNRHPGVADAVLNENTSRFLRNLFRKNVPPAPPEPGMMMINLAQAETLRGEPLMSDDELAVFLSSFESTGFTGSINWYRNLDRNWRLLADVDPIIKQPTLMIYGDRDIIPKFERLTEFVPNADVVNLDCGHWIQQEQPEQTNQAILEWLSRQDAQAAGEQKPCGETA; this comes from the coding sequence GTGTCCATCTCAACCGAATTTCCCAAACCCACTCTGATTTCAGTCAATGGTGTGGACCTCGAAGTCTTTCAGGCTGGTCAAGAAAACGCAGGGAATCCGATCGTGCTTTGTCACGGTTGGCCAGAACATGCGTTCTCTTGGCGTCATCAAATCCCTGCTCTTGCCGCAGCGGGATACCACGTCATCGTCCCCAACCAACGAGGCTATGGGAACTCGTCTTGCCCTGCCCAAGTCACCGACTACGACATCGAACATCTGGCCGGTGATCTGGTCGCACTTCTCGATCACTTCGGCTACGACGACGCCACCTTTGTCGGTCACGACTGGGGCGCGATGGTGGTTTGGGGGCTGACACTGTTGCATCCTCGCCGAGTCAATCGAGTGATCAACCTTGCCTTGCCGTACCAAGAGCGTGGCGAAAAGCCTTGGATTGAGTTTTTGGAAGAGATCTTCGGCAGCGACCACTACTTCGTTCATTTCAACCGGCATCCCGGCGTCGCGGATGCAGTGCTGAACGAAAACACGTCCCGGTTCCTTCGAAACCTGTTCCGCAAAAACGTGCCGCCGGCACCGCCTGAACCAGGCATGATGATGATCAACCTGGCCCAAGCAGAAACGCTGCGAGGCGAACCGCTGATGAGTGACGATGAACTGGCCGTCTTCCTCTCCTCCTTTGAATCGACCGGCTTCACCGGCAGCATCAACTGGTATCGAAACCTCGATCGCAACTGGCGATTGCTGGCCGACGTCGATCCAATTATTAAGCAGCCCACATTGATGATTTACGGCGACCGAGACATCATTCCCAAGTTTGAAAGACTGACCGAGTTTGTACCCAACGCGGACGTGGTCAACCTGGACTGCGGCCACTGGATCCAGCAAGAACAACCAGAGCAAACCAATCAAGCAATCTTGGAATGGCTGTCTCGGCAAGATGCCCAAGCAGCAGGTGAGCAGAAGCCATGCGGCGAAACCGCATGA